The following are encoded in a window of Streptomyces sp. SAT1 genomic DNA:
- a CDS encoding metal-sensitive transcriptional regulator yields MTTTEAGATAPLGATGAEHTAPCEAEGHEHATYGYHKQKDEHLKRLRRIEGQIRGLQRMVDEDTYCIDILTQVSASTKALQSFALQLLEEHLRHCVADAAVKGGAEIDAKVEEATKAIGRLLRT; encoded by the coding sequence ATGACGACCACCGAGGCGGGTGCCACGGCGCCCCTGGGGGCCACCGGAGCGGAGCACACCGCGCCGTGCGAGGCCGAGGGCCACGAACACGCCACGTACGGCTACCACAAACAGAAGGACGAACATCTCAAACGGCTGCGCCGGATCGAGGGCCAGATCCGCGGGCTCCAGCGGATGGTCGACGAGGACACGTACTGCATCGACATACTCACCCAGGTGTCCGCCTCCACCAAGGCCCTCCAGTCCTTCGCCCTGCAACTGCTGGAGGAGCACCTGCGGCACTGCGTCGCCGACGCGGCCGTCAAGGGCGGCGCGGAGATCGACGCCAAGGTCGAGGAGGCCACCAAGGCCATCGGCCGGCTGCTGCGCACCTGA
- a CDS encoding CHAD domain-containing protein, translating to MAQQHLDPTENPTAAGPPGGPAGPGGGTGADALAAYLRAQATEFLRALRLHREAGPAAGAGEEAAEAARALRRSARRISGSLHTFRGALDETWAEELRPELAWLSGTLAREHACQARLDRLLAALHRLSGPAGPAGPAGFPAAATAGGGRADLAAAGRSAAVPGSRTAPAGGGAVGLQAPAPAADRGSLTVGAAKAGALLDRQLTLARTRAHSTALQALGSSRFHAVADKVAVLASDVPLTPAAHTTDLRALAAAAEERLADAVAALPLVTAGSPYNAEALIHGLSPDPAPHPQDAPWHQVRLLLRLHRYAQEALRGGLPADGPYSPDGTDSPDALDAPDPDTGADGAGAGARLPAAGRALDRHRDASEAAAAAASAARTPRIAPATAYALGVLHADQRHEVEAARFVFQQSWPVRAVGTG from the coding sequence GTGGCACAGCAACACCTTGACCCGACGGAGAACCCCACCGCCGCCGGGCCGCCGGGCGGGCCCGCCGGGCCGGGCGGCGGCACGGGCGCGGACGCCCTGGCGGCCTATCTGCGGGCCCAGGCCACGGAGTTCCTGAGGGCGCTGCGCCTGCACCGCGAGGCGGGGCCCGCGGCGGGCGCCGGCGAGGAGGCCGCCGAAGCGGCGCGCGCCCTGCGCCGCTCGGCCCGCCGCATCAGCGGCAGCCTGCACACCTTCCGCGGCGCCCTGGACGAGACCTGGGCGGAGGAGCTGCGTCCCGAACTGGCCTGGCTGTCGGGCACCCTGGCCCGCGAACACGCCTGCCAGGCCCGGCTGGACCGGCTGCTGGCCGCGCTGCACCGGCTCTCCGGTCCGGCCGGACCGGCCGGACCGGCCGGCTTCCCCGCTGCCGCGACCGCGGGCGGCGGCCGCGCCGACCTGGCCGCGGCCGGCCGGAGCGCCGCCGTGCCGGGCAGCCGCACCGCCCCGGCGGGCGGAGGCGCCGTGGGGCTCCAGGCGCCGGCTCCCGCGGCGGACCGCGGCAGCCTCACCGTGGGCGCCGCCAAGGCGGGCGCGCTGCTGGACCGCCAGCTCACCCTGGCCCGCACCCGCGCCCACTCCACCGCGCTCCAGGCACTGGGTTCCAGCCGCTTCCACGCCGTCGCCGACAAGGTCGCCGTCCTCGCCAGCGACGTGCCCCTCACCCCCGCCGCGCACACCACGGACCTGCGCGCCCTGGCCGCGGCCGCCGAGGAGCGCCTGGCCGACGCGGTCGCCGCCCTGCCGCTGGTCACCGCGGGCAGCCCCTACAACGCGGAGGCGCTGATCCACGGCCTGTCCCCGGACCCGGCCCCGCACCCGCAGGACGCCCCCTGGCACCAGGTCCGGCTGCTGCTGCGGCTGCACCGCTACGCCCAGGAGGCCCTGCGCGGCGGGCTCCCGGCCGACGGTCCTTACAGCCCGGACGGTACGGACAGTCCGGACGCCCTCGACGCCCCGGACCCGGACACGGGCGCGGACGGTGCCGGTGCCGGTGCGCGGCTGCCGGCCGCCGGCCGGGCCCTGGACCGGCACCGCGACGCCTCGGAGGCCGCCGCGGCGGCGGCCTCGGCGGCCCGCACCCCGCGCATCGCCCCGGCGACGGCGTACGCGCTCGGGGTGCTCCACGCCGACCAGCGGCACGAGGTGGAGGCGGCGCGGTTCGTCTTCCAGCAGTCCTGGCCGGTCCGGGCCGTGGGCACGGGCTGA
- a CDS encoding NUDIX hydrolase, whose product MASAKDTVVAAAGCVLWRRSPVDGTLELCVIHRPKYDDWSWPKGKLKRGEDPLAGALREVLEETGHPAVPGPELSTVAYLADGRPKRVRYWAAEAGPGRFVPGREVDRLRWLAPAAARDRLTRARDRELVGELLRALEGSVPRPPTT is encoded by the coding sequence GTGGCATCCGCGAAGGACACCGTGGTGGCGGCGGCCGGCTGTGTGCTGTGGCGCCGCTCGCCGGTGGACGGCACGCTCGAACTCTGCGTGATCCACCGGCCGAAGTACGACGACTGGTCCTGGCCCAAGGGCAAGCTGAAGCGCGGCGAGGACCCGCTCGCGGGGGCGCTGCGCGAGGTCCTGGAGGAGACCGGGCACCCCGCCGTGCCCGGCCCGGAGCTGAGCACCGTGGCCTATCTGGCCGACGGGCGCCCCAAGCGGGTGCGCTACTGGGCCGCCGAGGCCGGGCCCGGCCGCTTCGTGCCGGGCCGGGAGGTGGACCGGCTGCGCTGGCTCGCTCCGGCCGCCGCCCGCGACCGGCTCACCCGGGCCCGCGACCGCGAGCTGGTCGGCGAACTGCTGCGCGCGCTGGAGGGGAGCGTCCCGCGGCCGCCCACCACGTGA
- a CDS encoding DUF47 domain-containing protein yields the protein MRFRLTPRETSFYDMFAASADNIVTGSKLLMELLGADASARAEIAERMRAAEHAGDDATHAIFHQLNSSFITPFDREDIYSLASSLDDIMDFMEEAVDLVVLYNVEELPKGVEQQIEVLARAAELTAEAMPHLRTMDNLTEYWIEVNRLENQADQIHRKLLAHLFNGKYDAIEVLKLKQIVDVLEEAADAFEHVANTVETIAVKES from the coding sequence GTGCGCTTTCGTCTGACCCCCAGGGAGACGAGCTTCTACGACATGTTCGCCGCGTCCGCGGACAACATCGTCACGGGCTCCAAGCTCCTGATGGAACTGCTCGGGGCGGACGCGTCCGCCCGAGCCGAGATCGCAGAGCGTATGCGGGCCGCCGAACACGCCGGTGACGACGCCACGCACGCGATCTTCCACCAGCTGAACTCCTCGTTCATCACGCCCTTCGACCGCGAGGACATCTACTCCCTCGCGTCGTCCCTGGACGACATCATGGACTTCATGGAGGAGGCCGTCGACCTGGTCGTCCTCTACAACGTCGAGGAACTGCCCAAGGGCGTCGAGCAGCAGATCGAGGTCCTGGCGCGGGCCGCGGAGCTGACCGCCGAGGCCATGCCGCACCTGCGGACCATGGACAACCTCACCGAGTACTGGATCGAGGTGAACCGCCTGGAGAACCAGGCGGACCAGATCCACCGCAAGCTGCTCGCCCACCTGTTCAACGGCAAGTACGACGCGATCGAGGTGCTGAAGCTCAAGCAGATCGTGGACGTGCTGGAAGAGGCGGCCGACGCCTTCGAGCACGTGGCGAACACGGTGGAGACCATCGCGGTCAAGGAGTCCTGA